One stretch of Bremerella cremea DNA includes these proteins:
- a CDS encoding acetolactate synthase, translating into MSTGAGSGTNYSTMRGRDYPSLRQFTVFLENRVGQLLEIVRRFEGSNVRIVALSINDATECCFVRFLLSDPEGGREILERAGLALIESDLIGVELPNEKQPLLRVCTALLQSEVNIVQAYPLLYTPSNRAAVALMVDNAEIAMDTLLSRNFHVLTEDDLKFDE; encoded by the coding sequence ATGAGTACGGGAGCCGGCTCCGGTACCAACTACAGCACGATGCGAGGTCGCGATTACCCCTCGCTCCGCCAGTTCACCGTATTCCTCGAGAACCGTGTCGGGCAGTTGTTGGAAATTGTACGTAGGTTCGAGGGAAGCAACGTTCGGATTGTGGCGCTTTCTATTAACGACGCCACCGAGTGTTGTTTTGTTCGCTTTTTGCTGAGCGATCCCGAAGGGGGAAGAGAGATCTTAGAGCGAGCCGGGCTTGCTCTGATTGAATCCGACCTGATCGGAGTCGAGCTGCCTAATGAAAAGCAGCCCTTGTTGCGGGTTTGCACGGCCCTCTTGCAGTCGGAAGTGAACATCGTTCAGGCCTATCCGCTGCTTTATACACCTAGCAATCGGGCAGCGGTTGCGTTGATGGTCGACAACGCTGAGATAGCGATGGATACCTTACTTTCGCGTAATTTCCATGTGTTGACCGAAGATGATCTGAAATTCGACGAATAG
- a CDS encoding acyl-CoA thioesterase, which produces MLTEHTIEVRVRYQETDAQGRVHHANYITYFELARTEMLRAGGFNYKRMEEEGLLLVVRDVQCRYHLPAEFDDLLLVTVKAVKAKGARIELNYEIRRDDEMIVEGSTLLACITREGKPTRIPAVLRMD; this is translated from the coding sequence ATGCTGACAGAACATACCATCGAAGTCCGTGTCCGTTATCAGGAAACGGACGCCCAAGGACGCGTCCATCACGCGAACTATATCACCTATTTCGAGCTCGCCCGGACAGAAATGTTGCGAGCTGGCGGATTCAACTACAAACGGATGGAAGAAGAAGGACTTCTGCTGGTTGTCCGCGATGTCCAGTGCCGCTATCACTTGCCCGCCGAATTCGACGATTTGCTGCTTGTTACGGTGAAAGCGGTAAAAGCAAAAGGAGCCCGGATCGAGCTCAACTACGAAATCCGCCGCGATGACGAAATGATCGTGGAAGGCAGTACCTTACTGGCTTGTATAACCCGCGAAGGCAAGCCAACACGGATTCCAGCAGTGCTACGCATGGATTAG
- a CDS encoding phosphopantothenoylcysteine decarboxylase has product MARILITSGPTRQYIDPVRYLTNASSGRMGCSLAEAALAAGHDVVLVSGPVTVTYPAKAAVKWVTTTEEMLEAAREEFASCDGLIGVAAPCDYRPEFVQGQKISKTGQPLVLELIETPDIVATLGAEKGDRWVVGFALETEDRRFRALVKLEKKSCNLMVLNGPEAMNSDDNQVEVLAKDGSVVASISGSKPEVATQIVGIIDQQLIHA; this is encoded by the coding sequence ATGGCACGCATCCTTATTACCTCGGGCCCGACTCGGCAATACATCGATCCTGTTCGCTACCTTACTAACGCATCGAGTGGGCGAATGGGATGCAGTTTGGCGGAAGCGGCGTTGGCGGCCGGGCATGATGTCGTTCTAGTTTCTGGCCCGGTGACGGTAACCTATCCGGCCAAAGCCGCCGTGAAATGGGTAACCACTACGGAAGAGATGCTCGAAGCCGCGCGCGAAGAGTTTGCGAGTTGCGATGGGCTGATTGGCGTTGCGGCCCCGTGTGACTATCGACCAGAGTTTGTCCAAGGCCAGAAAATCAGCAAGACCGGGCAGCCACTAGTCTTGGAATTGATCGAAACACCCGACATCGTGGCGACACTCGGGGCCGAGAAGGGGGACCGCTGGGTGGTTGGCTTCGCCTTGGAAACCGAGGACCGCCGATTCCGGGCTTTGGTGAAGCTGGAAAAGAAAAGCTGCAACTTGATGGTGCTAAACGGGCCTGAGGCCATGAACAGCGACGATAACCAAGTCGAGGTTCTGGCCAAAGATGGCTCCGTCGTGGCGAGTATCTCGGGCAGTAAACCGGAAGTCGCCACCCAAATTGTGGGGATCATCGACCAGCAGCTAATCCATGCGTAG
- a CDS encoding right-handed parallel beta-helix repeat-containing protein, which yields MRRFALVLLLVFSASSARGGDIFVNNVSGDDRNTGLSDSAAKGSDGPTSTIAKALRIARKGDRIILANTGVPYKESISLQGGDNSGWDFAPFVLQGNGAVLDGTAVIPIEAWKFVRNDIYCFAPTYKQYQQLYLNGKPAKRVVLESRDELDKLEPMTWDLVDGIIFFRSEQDVDPGNYRLSYTAQRTGITLYEVRHVQILDLTVQGFQLDGINAHSNCYNTQLVSITSRGNGRSGVSVGGASKVTIARSLLGDNATVQLRGEGFSKTTVLDCTLLENTAPATFHQDARIEIDRQEVTDAQAAQTAQTLRRIPRPDAPASALQR from the coding sequence ATGCGACGCTTCGCTCTTGTCTTATTGCTGGTCTTCTCTGCTTCGTCAGCGCGTGGCGGTGATATCTTCGTAAACAATGTGAGTGGCGATGACCGCAATACTGGCCTGAGTGACTCCGCTGCCAAGGGATCGGACGGGCCCACCTCCACCATTGCCAAAGCTTTGCGAATCGCGCGGAAGGGGGATCGAATTATTCTGGCCAACACAGGCGTCCCCTACAAAGAATCGATCTCGCTTCAAGGTGGCGACAACAGCGGCTGGGACTTTGCTCCCTTCGTGCTGCAAGGCAACGGTGCTGTGTTAGACGGAACTGCAGTCATTCCCATTGAAGCCTGGAAGTTTGTGCGAAATGATATTTATTGTTTTGCGCCAACCTATAAACAGTATCAACAGCTATACCTGAATGGCAAACCAGCTAAACGGGTCGTGTTAGAAAGTCGCGACGAGCTCGACAAGCTGGAGCCAATGACCTGGGACTTGGTCGATGGCATCATCTTCTTTCGCTCGGAACAGGACGTCGATCCAGGCAACTATCGCCTGAGCTATACGGCCCAGCGTACCGGCATCACGCTGTACGAAGTGCGGCATGTCCAGATTCTCGATCTGACCGTGCAAGGCTTTCAACTAGACGGCATCAACGCCCATAGCAACTGCTACAACACGCAACTTGTTTCGATCACCTCACGCGGCAACGGGCGCAGTGGCGTCTCAGTGGGAGGGGCCTCGAAAGTAACGATCGCTCGCTCGCTGCTGGGCGACAACGCCACGGTTCAACTGCGAGGGGAAGGTTTTTCCAAGACTACCGTGCTCGATTGTACGCTGCTAGAGAACACGGCACCGGCAACTTTCCACCAAGATGCCCGTATCGAAATTGATCGCCAAGAAGTTACCGATGCTCAAGCCGCGCAGACTGCTCAAACTCTTCGTCGGATTCCTCGGCCAGATGCTCCAGCGTCTGCTCTTCAGCGCTAA
- a CDS encoding lysylphosphatidylglycerol synthase transmembrane domain-containing protein — MKKYLLTILRFLVPGGILAYLLWTIASNPENLDAVRQIFSSKTDWASIGFAFGSALTALSLTFIRWYLLVISVGIPFQLKDAFRLGFLGYMLNFVGLGGVGGDLFKGFMLAKANPEKRPEAVSTIFMDRLIGLYALFVVTSLAALSLDLETAKPAVRTVVYFVHGASFAGLIGITVALMPGFWRGPLRTFLESIPRLGRLFKRLFSAIGMYRQHPKYLAIIAVLSLGVHSFFSLAAYFLAAGLFEVHPSLLEMLIITPLAMVFAAIPISPGGMGTLELAITELYTSVPAEQMTRASAITVALGFRVLTIGLAFIGAIFYWMNRATVDETMAEVSAEEQTLEHLAEESDEEFEQSARLEHR; from the coding sequence GTGAAAAAATACCTTCTCACAATACTTCGTTTTCTGGTCCCTGGCGGCATTCTCGCATATTTGTTGTGGACGATCGCCAGCAACCCAGAGAACCTTGATGCGGTTCGTCAGATCTTCAGTAGTAAGACCGACTGGGCCAGCATTGGGTTCGCGTTTGGTAGTGCCTTAACAGCACTTTCTCTGACGTTTATTCGTTGGTACTTGCTGGTGATTTCGGTCGGCATTCCCTTTCAATTGAAAGACGCGTTCCGGCTTGGTTTTCTGGGGTACATGTTGAATTTCGTCGGTCTCGGCGGAGTGGGTGGCGACTTGTTTAAAGGGTTTATGCTGGCCAAGGCCAACCCAGAGAAACGCCCGGAGGCGGTTTCGACCATCTTCATGGATCGCTTGATTGGGCTTTATGCGTTGTTCGTCGTGACTTCGTTGGCAGCGCTTAGTTTGGACTTGGAAACAGCCAAGCCGGCGGTGCGAACGGTGGTTTACTTTGTCCACGGAGCATCGTTTGCCGGGCTGATCGGGATTACTGTCGCGCTGATGCCGGGGTTTTGGCGCGGCCCTTTGCGCACGTTCCTGGAATCGATTCCTAGGCTCGGCCGCTTATTCAAACGGCTTTTTTCGGCGATTGGCATGTATCGCCAGCACCCCAAGTATCTAGCGATTATTGCGGTTTTAAGTTTAGGAGTTCATTCCTTCTTTTCGCTGGCAGCCTATTTCCTGGCGGCGGGGTTATTTGAGGTGCATCCCAGCTTGTTGGAAATGTTGATCATCACACCTTTGGCGATGGTGTTTGCTGCGATTCCGATTTCGCCTGGTGGGATGGGAACGCTCGAGTTGGCGATCACGGAACTTTATACCAGCGTGCCGGCAGAGCAGATGACTCGGGCTAGCGCAATCACAGTGGCCCTAGGCTTCCGTGTATTGACCATTGGGTTGGCGTTTATCGGGGCGATCTTCTATTGGATGAACCGAGCCACAGTCGACGAGACAATGGCCGAGGTTAGCGCTGAAGAGCAGACGCTGGAGCATCTGGCCGAGGAATCCGACGAAGAGTTTGAGCAGTCTGCGCGGCTTGAGCATCGGTAA
- a CDS encoding putative transporter, protein MNWLLQLAETNPTAQAFAVISLVCMLGMVLGSFRFKGIGLGTSGVLFAGILVGNFSKPIDHHTLDFLKELGLVLFVFCIGLQLGPGFFASLRKMGLQLNLLAATIVSLGALVAVGMGWIMGLDEAAVLGLFSGATTNTPSLGAAQQTLSGMENVPPEQMVLPAMAYAVAYPFAVVGIIGTLLVLKSMFRIDPQAEAKEFETANANKVEPLSRRTFIIDNPNLEGVAIGSVPGRIESPVTVSRIRRSQQSEVEIATSSTTLSQGDTILAVGTQEHLDQYQRVVGHAINEDLTRLPGKVEYRKVIVTNSEVLGRTIEQLGLEQKHGVVVTRIVRGDLELIPVHDLRLKFGDVVRLVGRKEDIKRASALLGNSVNALNATHFVPFFAGIAAGIALGTMPISVPGLPEPLRLGLAGGPLLVAILVGRLGQIGPLVWHMPRNANLAIREFGIALFFASVGLMAGPKFFGVVFSSIGLQWLLAGALVTLIPLFAVGLFARCVLRMNFVAISGLFAGSMTDPPALTFATNICQAESPAVTYAAVYPLTMVLRIMAVQILAVLFFG, encoded by the coding sequence ATGAATTGGCTATTACAACTCGCCGAAACCAACCCAACCGCGCAGGCATTCGCTGTCATATCGTTGGTGTGTATGCTCGGCATGGTGTTGGGGAGCTTCCGGTTTAAGGGAATTGGCCTGGGGACTTCTGGCGTACTGTTTGCAGGTATTTTGGTCGGTAATTTCAGCAAGCCAATCGATCATCATACGCTCGACTTTCTCAAGGAGCTTGGCCTGGTCTTGTTTGTGTTTTGCATTGGTTTGCAATTGGGACCAGGGTTCTTTGCTTCGCTACGGAAAATGGGTCTGCAGTTGAATCTGCTGGCAGCAACCATTGTCAGCCTCGGGGCTCTCGTGGCGGTGGGCATGGGGTGGATCATGGGCTTGGATGAAGCTGCCGTGCTGGGTTTGTTCTCAGGAGCAACGACCAATACCCCATCCCTCGGTGCCGCACAGCAGACCTTGTCAGGCATGGAGAATGTCCCGCCAGAACAGATGGTGCTTCCTGCGATGGCGTATGCCGTGGCTTATCCATTCGCGGTCGTCGGAATCATTGGTACGTTGCTAGTGCTAAAAAGCATGTTCCGAATCGATCCTCAGGCAGAGGCGAAAGAGTTTGAGACCGCCAACGCGAATAAAGTGGAGCCACTCTCGCGGCGGACGTTTATCATCGATAACCCAAACTTGGAAGGCGTAGCAATCGGATCGGTACCGGGGCGAATCGAAAGCCCGGTAACGGTCTCGCGCATCCGTCGCTCTCAGCAATCGGAAGTCGAGATCGCCACCAGCAGTACCACGCTTAGCCAAGGAGATACGATCTTGGCGGTGGGAACGCAAGAACACCTAGATCAATACCAACGAGTGGTCGGCCATGCGATTAACGAAGACCTAACCAGACTGCCCGGGAAGGTTGAATATCGTAAGGTTATCGTTACCAATTCCGAAGTACTCGGTAGAACGATCGAACAACTGGGGCTCGAGCAAAAGCATGGTGTTGTCGTTACGCGAATCGTGCGTGGTGATCTTGAGCTAATCCCGGTGCATGACTTGCGTTTGAAGTTTGGTGATGTTGTACGTCTGGTGGGACGCAAGGAAGACATCAAGCGGGCCAGTGCGTTGTTGGGCAACTCGGTGAATGCCCTGAATGCGACTCACTTCGTGCCGTTTTTTGCGGGGATCGCCGCCGGGATCGCGTTGGGAACGATGCCGATCAGCGTTCCCGGGTTGCCTGAACCACTTCGGCTAGGCTTGGCTGGCGGCCCACTTCTGGTGGCCATCCTGGTCGGTCGCCTAGGGCAAATTGGGCCCCTGGTTTGGCACATGCCACGCAACGCAAATTTGGCGATCCGTGAGTTCGGTATTGCTTTATTTTTCGCCAGCGTTGGGCTTATGGCAGGGCCGAAGTTCTTTGGCGTCGTCTTCAGTTCAATCGGCCTTCAATGGTTGTTGGCAGGGGCCTTGGTGACGCTGATTCCGTTGTTTGCGGTTGGCTTGTTTGCTCGTTGTGTGCTGAGAATGAACTTCGTCGCGATCTCTGGTTTGTTTGCCGGAAGCATGACGGACCCGCCAGCTTTGACCTTCGCGACCAATATTTGCCAGGCAGAATCCCCGGCAGTGACTTATGCGGCCGTCTATCCATTGACCATGGTCCTGCGAATCATGGCCGTCCAAATCTTGGCCGTGCTGTTCTTTGGATAG
- a CDS encoding RimK family alpha-L-glutamate ligase: MKLGILSCNRNCYSTRRLREAAIDRGHQVKVLNTLKFAIDLEQGEPDLYFRSKQLTSYDAILPRIGASITYFGTAVVRQFEQMDVFPANSSSGITNSRDKLRSLQILSRHHIGIPQTTFVRDRADILPAIERVGGAPVVIKLIEGTQGVGVILADSVKIAEAIIETLHSTRQNVLVQKFVAESRGRDVRAFVVGDQVVASMRRVAQGAEFRSNVHRGGSTEPVELDENYRETAVRAAQIMGLRVAGVDMLESASGPQVMEVNSSPGLEGIERCTKLDIAGAIVDYIAAQVDFPEIDIRQRLTVSRGYGVTELRIPEGSEYCGKTIDESGLPDHDINVLTLYRGTSVIPNPRLKRTLEPGDRLLCFGKLDAMRGLIPEKTIKQRRPKVKKLAKSVLKGE, translated from the coding sequence ATGAAGTTAGGGATTCTATCGTGCAACCGCAACTGCTACAGCACTCGACGGTTGCGCGAGGCAGCCATCGATCGTGGGCATCAGGTTAAAGTACTCAATACGCTAAAGTTTGCGATCGATTTAGAGCAGGGAGAGCCTGATCTCTATTTCCGTTCGAAGCAGCTAACTTCTTACGATGCGATACTTCCCCGGATCGGTGCCTCGATTACGTACTTTGGTACAGCGGTGGTGCGGCAGTTCGAGCAGATGGATGTCTTCCCGGCCAATAGCTCGTCGGGCATTACCAACTCGCGCGACAAGCTGCGTAGCCTGCAGATCCTGAGTCGGCACCATATTGGCATTCCCCAAACGACCTTCGTGCGCGATCGAGCCGATATTTTGCCTGCGATCGAGCGAGTTGGCGGCGCACCGGTGGTGATCAAATTAATCGAAGGAACCCAAGGGGTCGGTGTTATCCTGGCCGATTCGGTGAAAATTGCCGAAGCGATCATCGAAACCTTGCATAGCACGCGCCAAAACGTGTTGGTGCAGAAGTTCGTCGCGGAGAGTCGCGGCCGAGATGTGCGGGCTTTCGTGGTTGGCGACCAGGTCGTTGCCTCCATGCGTCGCGTAGCTCAGGGGGCCGAATTCCGCAGCAACGTTCATCGAGGCGGTTCGACAGAGCCGGTAGAGCTTGATGAGAACTATCGAGAAACGGCCGTGCGAGCCGCCCAGATCATGGGATTGCGAGTAGCTGGTGTCGATATGCTGGAAAGTGCAAGTGGTCCCCAAGTTATGGAAGTGAATTCCTCGCCCGGCTTGGAAGGAATCGAACGCTGTACGAAGCTCGACATTGCCGGCGCAATTGTCGACTACATTGCGGCTCAGGTTGATTTCCCCGAGATCGATATCCGTCAACGCTTGACCGTCAGCCGTGGTTATGGGGTGACCGAACTACGAATTCCCGAGGGGTCTGAGTATTGTGGAAAAACGATCGACGAGTCGGGCTTGCCTGATCACGATATCAACGTACTGACGCTCTATCGCGGAACTTCGGTGATTCCTAATCCGCGTCTAAAACGCACCTTGGAACCTGGCGACCGCTTGTTGTGCTTCGGCAAACTTGATGCCATGCGTGGTCTGATTCCAGAAAAGACCATCAAGCAGCGTCGGCCGAAAGTGAAGAAGCTGGCTAAGTCGGTGCTGAAGGGCGAATAG
- a CDS encoding ATP-dependent zinc protease family protein: MPSKAQPVKLPIIGWREWVQLPDLGIAKVKAKIDTGARSSSLHAYDLKYEERDGHQWVRFKVHPRQRSSDAPIVAMAKILEFRKVRSSNGHVTKRPVILTTVDVLGEHWEIELTLANRDAMGFRMLIGREAIRGRLLVDSGASYLSGVPKRLKPKKTTNGAPASRASEKSQRDAT, translated from the coding sequence ATGCCGTCTAAAGCACAACCGGTCAAGCTTCCGATCATTGGCTGGCGAGAATGGGTCCAGCTTCCCGATTTAGGCATCGCGAAAGTGAAAGCCAAGATTGATACCGGTGCTCGTTCTTCTTCGTTGCATGCTTACGACTTGAAGTATGAAGAACGAGACGGCCATCAGTGGGTCCGTTTCAAAGTGCATCCCCGTCAACGTAGCTCGGATGCTCCGATTGTCGCCATGGCCAAGATTCTGGAATTTCGCAAGGTGCGAAGTTCCAATGGGCATGTCACGAAGCGGCCAGTAATTCTGACAACGGTCGATGTACTAGGCGAGCACTGGGAAATCGAACTGACACTAGCCAACCGCGATGCAATGGGCTTCCGGATGCTGATTGGGCGAGAGGCAATCCGGGGGCGACTTCTTGTCGATTCAGGAGCTTCGTATCTTTCCGGAGTTCCTAAGCGGCTGAAACCCAAAAAAACAACCAATGGGGCTCCTGCATCGCGTGCTTCTGAGAAGTCTCAGCGGGATGCCACCTAG
- a CDS encoding M48 family metallopeptidase, whose translation MKIEFRCHGCHQKLKISAKAAGLRRRCPRCQAELVVPSSSGGAATDKTGAAAHSNDWLAESGSTEQWKAPPQRPFPAPSQKSEHFERRLPISAPEFPADGLRILKAFGPPISKTETTWAYKLGVLVVAMVMIALPLVYFTFVGSISYAIYWYFSQGQYWLLPGASMAVGRFFVGGAIGVIGSVVVFFLLKPILARPVNIVRTRSITPQSDPMMFAFVSRVCDVVGAPFPTRIDVTYDVNASASFRSGLRSIWKGNDLVLTIGVPLVASLTMRQFAGVLAHEFGHFGQGTGMRLTFIIRSISDWFARVVFERDEWDKALEMVCGPEFLPLAVVTWPARSCVWLSRQLLRLLMNMGLLVGGFLLREMEYDADRYEARVAGSDEFARTSWRIQLAGYAWLHAQSQISQLSERDVMIDDVALLVRHHIASMSDAIMEQVQRESKSGKSGLFDSHPSEASRSQNAKRENAPGIFTVEDDAKNLFADFETMAKNVTWDMYCQFLRRTVKRQSLQDTQTVLMRYRIGVGTVRPWNGPDYYS comes from the coding sequence ATGAAAATTGAATTTCGTTGCCACGGTTGCCATCAGAAGCTGAAAATTTCAGCCAAGGCAGCTGGTTTACGGCGCAGGTGTCCACGATGCCAGGCGGAATTAGTCGTTCCGTCTTCGTCGGGGGGGGCAGCTACCGATAAGACGGGGGCGGCAGCACATTCGAACGATTGGCTGGCCGAAAGTGGTTCCACCGAACAGTGGAAAGCCCCACCTCAACGACCATTTCCCGCTCCATCGCAGAAGTCGGAGCATTTCGAGCGACGCCTGCCCATTTCGGCACCGGAGTTTCCTGCCGATGGGTTACGGATTCTGAAAGCGTTCGGCCCGCCGATAAGCAAAACCGAGACAACCTGGGCGTACAAGCTTGGCGTTCTGGTTGTTGCCATGGTGATGATTGCTCTGCCGTTGGTCTACTTCACCTTTGTCGGCAGCATCTCTTATGCGATTTATTGGTACTTCTCGCAGGGACAGTATTGGTTGTTGCCGGGCGCAAGCATGGCGGTTGGGCGATTTTTCGTCGGTGGGGCTATTGGTGTTATTGGCAGCGTAGTGGTGTTCTTCCTGCTCAAGCCAATCTTGGCTCGCCCTGTTAATATCGTCCGGACGCGTTCGATTACTCCGCAAAGCGACCCGATGATGTTTGCGTTTGTATCGCGGGTGTGTGATGTAGTTGGGGCCCCTTTTCCTACCCGCATTGATGTAACCTACGACGTGAACGCGTCGGCCAGTTTTCGGTCTGGCTTGCGTAGCATTTGGAAGGGGAATGACCTCGTTTTAACGATTGGGGTTCCCTTGGTTGCCTCGCTCACAATGCGGCAGTTCGCCGGGGTGCTGGCCCACGAGTTTGGGCATTTTGGCCAAGGTACTGGCATGCGGCTGACCTTTATTATTCGTTCGATCAGCGATTGGTTCGCCCGAGTCGTCTTCGAGCGAGACGAGTGGGACAAGGCTTTGGAAATGGTCTGCGGTCCTGAATTTCTGCCCTTAGCGGTCGTGACCTGGCCAGCCCGATCTTGTGTTTGGCTTTCGCGACAACTGTTGCGACTGCTAATGAATATGGGGCTGTTGGTGGGTGGTTTTCTGCTCCGTGAGATGGAATACGACGCCGACCGTTACGAGGCCAGAGTAGCCGGCAGTGACGAGTTCGCTCGGACCAGTTGGCGAATCCAGTTGGCCGGATATGCTTGGCTGCATGCCCAATCGCAAATATCGCAACTATCCGAGCGTGACGTCATGATCGACGATGTCGCTTTGCTGGTTCGTCATCATATCGCCAGCATGTCGGACGCAATCATGGAGCAAGTCCAGCGCGAGAGCAAATCGGGCAAAAGCGGCCTGTTTGATTCGCATCCTAGCGAAGCGTCTCGTTCGCAAAACGCTAAACGCGAGAACGCCCCTGGGATTTTCACGGTAGAGGATGACGCCAAGAACCTGTTCGCCGATTTTGAAACGATGGCCAAGAACGTGACGTGGGATATGTATTGTCAATTCCTACGGCGCACCGTGAAGCGTCAATCGTTACAAGATACGCAAACCGTCCTGATGCGCTATCGCATTGGGGTAGGAACCGTCCGGCCTTGGAACGGGCCGGACTACTACTCGTAA
- a CDS encoding NIPSNAP family protein, whose translation MHSTLLPVWAAACLLVANCLMTPAVAEERVYELRTYTTNEGKLDNLNARFRDHTTRLFKKHGIENHAYWVPVGEGEENTLVYIISHADNDAAKASWNGFREDAEWQKVAAESEKDGKILSKRPDAVYMEATDFSPQNFESAEEPRLFELRTYTTAEGRLPALLKRFREGELKLFEKQGMTNIAYFTPQDKPNTLIYVVAHKDADAMKKSWEGFRNDQEWQQLWESSTKDGKIVIKVDRQILRPVDYSPLK comes from the coding sequence ATGCACTCTACCTTGCTCCCTGTCTGGGCTGCTGCTTGCCTTCTTGTGGCCAATTGCTTGATGACACCAGCGGTTGCTGAAGAACGTGTTTACGAGCTGCGAACGTATACCACCAATGAAGGCAAGCTCGACAATCTAAACGCCCGTTTTCGCGATCACACGACGCGGCTTTTCAAAAAGCACGGCATAGAAAACCATGCCTATTGGGTACCGGTTGGCGAGGGAGAAGAAAACACCCTGGTCTACATCATTTCGCATGCCGACAACGATGCCGCAAAGGCCAGTTGGAACGGCTTTCGGGAAGATGCGGAATGGCAGAAAGTTGCTGCTGAGTCGGAAAAAGATGGCAAGATCCTGTCCAAGCGGCCAGATGCCGTTTATATGGAGGCAACGGACTTTTCCCCACAGAATTTTGAATCGGCAGAGGAACCTCGCCTATTCGAATTGCGTACCTATACCACTGCAGAAGGGCGATTGCCGGCTTTGCTTAAGCGATTTCGCGAGGGCGAACTCAAGCTCTTCGAGAAGCAAGGCATGACCAACATCGCCTACTTTACCCCCCAGGATAAACCCAACACGCTGATTTATGTGGTGGCCCATAAGGACGCCGACGCTATGAAAAAATCGTGGGAAGGTTTCCGCAATGACCAGGAATGGCAACAATTGTGGGAGAGTTCGACAAAAGACGGCAAAATCGTGATCAAAGTCGATCGCCAAATTTTGCGTCCGGTCGATTATTCTCCTCTGAAGTAA
- a CDS encoding TIGR01212 family radical SAM protein (This family includes YhcC from E. coli K-12, an uncharacterized radical SAM protein.) → MSSTAKTTWRDAGLRYYAYSWYLRKRFGERIQKISLDAKFTCPNVDGTVAKGGCTFCDNRSFSPSRREPIRDITDQLANGITRLKRRYKVDRFIAYFQPATNTYAPVDRLRPLYEQAIDHEKVVGLSIGTRPDCVAEDVMDLLQEFAGRTFMSVEYGMQTIHNKSLDWMNRGHHHDATIDAIERSRGRGFEICLHVILGLPGETHEDMMATAAEVARLNIDSVKIHNLYCVKNTKLADQVQSGEVTLMERQEYIKTLVDFLERIPSDVLVERTIGDAPPQFFVGPSWCLDKSAVLRAIDDELVRRDTWQGKLL, encoded by the coding sequence TTGTCTTCAACGGCGAAAACGACCTGGCGAGATGCCGGACTCCGTTATTATGCGTACAGCTGGTATCTTCGGAAGCGATTTGGCGAACGAATCCAGAAGATCAGCCTCGATGCGAAATTCACTTGCCCCAACGTTGACGGCACCGTCGCGAAAGGGGGATGCACGTTTTGTGACAATCGGAGCTTTAGCCCCAGCCGCCGCGAGCCGATTCGTGATATTACCGACCAGTTGGCCAATGGGATAACCCGGCTTAAACGTCGCTATAAAGTTGACCGTTTTATTGCCTACTTCCAGCCAGCGACCAATACCTACGCTCCGGTCGACCGCCTCAGGCCGCTGTACGAACAGGCAATCGATCACGAAAAAGTGGTCGGGCTAAGCATTGGTACCCGTCCCGATTGTGTGGCGGAAGATGTGATGGATCTCTTACAAGAGTTCGCTGGGCGGACCTTCATGTCGGTAGAGTACGGCATGCAAACGATTCATAACAAATCTCTCGATTGGATGAACCGCGGGCATCATCACGATGCTACGATCGACGCGATCGAGCGGAGCCGGGGAAGAGGCTTTGAAATCTGTTTACACGTGATTTTGGGTCTGCCTGGCGAAACGCATGAAGACATGATGGCCACCGCCGCTGAAGTGGCGCGGCTGAATATCGACTCAGTCAAGATCCATAATCTGTACTGCGTGAAGAACACCAAGCTGGCCGATCAGGTTCAGTCCGGTGAAGTAACGCTGATGGAACGCCAAGAGTACATCAAGACACTGGTCGATTTTCTCGAACGTATTCCCTCAGATGTTTTAGTCGAGCGAACCATTGGTGACGCCCCGCCGCAGTTTTTTGTTGGCCCCAGCTGGTGCCTCGATAAGTCGGCCGTGCTGCGGGCGATCGACGACGAATTGGTCCGCCGCGATACTTGGCAGGGCAAGTTGCTGTAG